In Gemmobacter sp. 24YEA27, a genomic segment contains:
- the ttcA gene encoding tRNA 2-thiocytidine(32) synthetase TtcA: MLDEADDIHPLFYGAPKSTEFRKLRKRLVSQVREAIDTYGMIQPGTRWLVCLSGGKDSYTLLAILYELKWRGLLPVDLLACNLDQGQPGFPSTVLPEFLAKMGVEHRVEYQDTYSVVTAKIKPGATMCSLCSRLRRGNLYRIAREEGCSAVVLGHHRDDILETFFMNLFHGGRLASMPPKLVNEEGDLFLYRPLAFVAEADCDRFARAMNYPIIPCDLCGSQEGLQRAQVKKLLDEWETRTPGRRQVMFRSLMNVRPSHLADPGIFDFLGLMTGEPGEVEENAKQLRLPD, encoded by the coding sequence ATGCTGGACGAGGCCGACGATATTCATCCGCTGTTTTATGGCGCTCCGAAATCGACCGAATTCCGCAAGCTGAGAAAGCGCCTCGTAAGCCAGGTGCGCGAGGCGATCGACACCTATGGCATGATCCAGCCGGGGACGCGCTGGCTTGTCTGCCTGTCGGGCGGCAAGGACAGCTACACGCTGCTTGCCATCTTGTATGAGCTGAAATGGCGCGGGCTTTTGCCGGTCGATCTCTTGGCCTGCAATCTCGATCAGGGGCAGCCGGGGTTCCCTTCGACCGTGCTGCCGGAATTTCTGGCGAAAATGGGGGTCGAGCACCGGGTCGAATATCAGGACACCTATTCGGTGGTGACCGCGAAGATCAAGCCAGGTGCGACGATGTGTTCGCTTTGTTCGCGGCTAAGGCGCGGGAATCTTTACCGGATTGCGCGGGAAGAGGGCTGTTCGGCCGTGGTGCTCGGGCATCACCGCGATGACATTCTCGAGACCTTTTTCATGAACCTCTTCCATGGGGGGCGGCTGGCGAGCATGCCGCCGAAGCTGGTGAATGAAGAGGGCGATCTATTCCTTTACCGACCCCTGGCCTTTGTGGCCGAGGCTGATTGCGACCGTTTTGCCCGCGCGATGAATTATCCGATCATCCCCTGTGATCTCTGTGGCAGCCAGGAAGGGCTGCAACGGGCCCAGGTGAAAAAGCTGCTTGATGAATGGGAGACGCGTACCCCGGGCCGCCGTCAGGTGATGTTCCGTTCGCTGATGAATGTCCGCCCCTCGCATCTTGCCGACCCCGGTATCTTCGATTTCCTCGGGCTGATGACCGGAGAACCGGGAGAAGTTGAGGAAAATGCGAAGCAACTTCGTCTTCCGGATTAA
- a CDS encoding replication-associated recombination protein A codes for MSDLFDSAPRQTKQPLAAVLRPQTLDDVFGQPDIVKPGSVLRRRIAAGRLGSLILYGPPGIGKTSIARAVGNMLGKEFRPLHATRAGVKDLRELADEARIRPLLIFVDEVHRFSATQCDDLLSICEEGTADFIGATTGNPYHVLPPALISRSHILKLEPLTIEDMERVLLRGLAHLKEEGIEVVLEPAQMRLLAGRSGGDARRALTTLESLAVGHDQARVVITGEMIEEVYASAPVNHDRSGDMHYDVVSAMIKAARGSDPDATLYWLARLIHAGEDPRYIARRLMIHASEDVGLADNTALQTAVAALHAVEKIGYPEAQIILAHAALHIALAPKSNSACRGIGLAMKMVTSEAPKPVPLHLRDSHYAGAAKLGHVGYRYPHNDPRGWVEQNYAAGLARGSLYQSDGRGVTFEARAAEYWERVTGLPTVQRTPSSTSE; via the coding sequence ATGTCCGACCTTTTCGACAGTGCCCCCAGGCAGACGAAACAGCCGCTGGCCGCAGTTCTGCGCCCGCAGACGCTTGATGATGTGTTCGGCCAGCCCGATATCGTTAAGCCAGGCTCGGTGCTGCGCCGCCGGATCGCTGCCGGCCGGCTTGGCAGCCTGATCCTTTATGGCCCTCCCGGCATCGGGAAGACCTCGATTGCCAGGGCGGTCGGCAATATGCTTGGCAAGGAATTCCGTCCGCTGCACGCAACCCGCGCCGGCGTAAAGGATTTGCGAGAACTGGCGGATGAGGCCCGGATCCGGCCATTGCTGATCTTCGTGGATGAGGTTCACCGCTTCAGCGCGACGCAATGCGACGATCTCCTGTCAATCTGTGAGGAGGGCACGGCCGATTTCATCGGTGCGACGACCGGCAATCCCTACCACGTGTTGCCGCCAGCTCTGATATCGCGCTCGCATATTCTGAAGCTTGAGCCGCTGACCATAGAAGACATGGAACGTGTGCTTTTGCGCGGCCTTGCCCATCTGAAAGAGGAAGGCATCGAAGTGGTCCTGGAGCCTGCGCAGATGCGTCTGCTGGCGGGCCGGTCCGGTGGTGACGCGCGACGGGCGCTCACGACGCTGGAAAGCCTCGCGGTCGGGCATGACCAGGCGCGGGTGGTCATTACCGGAGAGATGATCGAGGAAGTCTATGCCTCGGCGCCGGTGAACCATGATCGCAGTGGCGATATGCATTACGATGTCGTCAGTGCGATGATCAAGGCGGCAAGAGGCTCGGATCCGGATGCCACGCTTTATTGGCTGGCCCGGCTCATCCATGCCGGTGAAGATCCACGCTACATTGCGCGACGGCTGATGATCCATGCCTCGGAAGATGTGGGCCTTGCTGACAATACCGCGCTGCAGACTGCGGTTGCCGCCCTGCACGCAGTGGAGAAGATCGGCTATCCTGAGGCCCAGATCATCCTGGCCCATGCGGCGCTGCATATCGCCCTGGCGCCGAAGTCGAATTCAGCGTGCCGTGGCATTGGGCTGGCCATGAAGATGGTAACCTCAGAAGCGCCAAAACCGGTTCCCCTGCATCTGCGCGACTCTCATTACGCCGGCGCCGCCAAGCTCGGCCACGTCGGCTACAGATACCCGCATAATGACCCGCGGGGCTGGGTCGAACAGAATTACGCGGCGGGTCTGGCCAGGGGATCTCTCTACCAGTCAGATGGCAGAGGTGTCACATTCGAGGCAAGAGCGGCCGAGTATTGGGAGCGTGTCACAGGCCTTCCCACCGTGCAGAGAACGCCTTCGTCAACATCTGAGTGA
- the rplQ gene encoding 50S ribosomal protein L17: MRHARGYRRLNRTHEHRKALFSNMSGSLIEHEQIKTTLPKAKELRPIIEKLITLAKRGDLHARRQAAAQLKEDKDVEKLFAILGPRYKDRQGGYVRVLKAGFRYGDMAPMAIIEFVDRDTSAKGAADRARLEAAEE, encoded by the coding sequence ATGCGTCACGCCCGCGGCTATCGTCGCCTCAACCGCACCCATGAGCACCGCAAGGCGCTTTTCTCGAATATGTCCGGCTCGCTGATCGAGCATGAGCAGATCAAGACCACCCTTCCGAAGGCGAAGGAACTGCGTCCGATCATCGAGAAGCTGATCACGCTGGCAAAGCGTGGCGACCTGCACGCCCGTCGTCAGGCTGCCGCCCAGCTGAAAGAAGACAAAGACGTCGAGAAGCTGTTCGCGATTCTCGGCCCGCGCTACAAAGATCGTCAGGGCGGCTATGTGCGCGTCCTGAAAGCCGGTTTCCGTTATGGCGACATGGCTCCGATGGCGATCATCGAATTCGTTGACCGTGACACTTCGGCCAAAGGCGCCGCTGACCGCGCCCGTCTGGAAGCCGCTGAAGAGTGA
- a CDS encoding DNA-directed RNA polymerase subunit alpha → MIHKNWQELIKPTQLVVKPGSDAGRVATVIAEPLERGFGLTLGNALRRVLLSSLQGAAITSVQIDNVLHEFSSVPGVREDVTDIVLNLKGVSLKMDVEGPKRLSISARGPGVVTASAISETNGIEVLNKDHVICHLDDGADVFMELTVSTGKGYVSADKNRPEDAPIGLIPIDAIYSPVKRVSYEVQPTREGQVLDYDKLTMKIETDGSLTPDDAVAYAARILQDQLAVFVNFDEPEAARGGEVDSGLEFNPLLLKKVDELELSVRSANCLKNDNIVYIGDLIQKTEAEMLRTPNFGRKSLNEIKEVLSGMGLHLGMEVEDWPPENIEDLAKRFEDQF, encoded by the coding sequence ATGATCCACAAGAACTGGCAGGAACTGATCAAACCGACCCAGCTGGTCGTGAAACCGGGGAGTGACGCAGGCCGCGTTGCCACGGTCATCGCAGAGCCGCTGGAGCGGGGCTTCGGCCTCACTCTCGGCAATGCGCTGCGTCGCGTTCTGCTGTCGTCGCTGCAGGGCGCCGCGATTACCAGCGTCCAGATCGACAATGTCCTGCACGAGTTCTCCTCGGTGCCGGGCGTCCGCGAGGATGTCACCGATATCGTTCTGAACCTCAAAGGCGTTTCGCTGAAGATGGATGTCGAAGGGCCGAAGCGTCTTTCGATCTCGGCCCGTGGCCCCGGTGTTGTCACCGCGAGCGCGATTTCCGAGACCAACGGCATCGAAGTGCTGAACAAGGATCACGTGATCTGCCACCTCGACGACGGGGCGGACGTGTTCATGGAGCTGACCGTGAGCACCGGTAAGGGCTATGTCTCTGCCGATAAGAACCGCCCGGAAGATGCGCCGATCGGCCTGATTCCGATCGATGCGATCTATTCGCCGGTCAAGCGCGTGTCCTACGAAGTGCAGCCGACCCGTGAGGGTCAGGTGCTGGACTATGACAAGCTGACGATGAAGATCGAAACCGACGGCTCGCTGACGCCGGATGACGCTGTGGCCTATGCTGCGCGCATCCTGCAAGACCAGCTGGCGGTGTTCGTGAACTTCGACGAGCCGGAAGCGGCACGTGGTGGCGAAGTGGATTCGGGCCTCGAATTCAACCCGCTGCTGCTGAAGAAAGTCGACGAGCTGGAACTGTCGGTCCGTTCGGCAAACTGCCTGAAGAACGACAATATCGTCTATATCGGCGATCTGATCCAGAAGACCGAAGCCGAGATGCTGCGCACCCCGAACTTCGGCCGCAAATCGCTGAACGAGATCAAGGAAGTGCTTTCGGGCATGGGTCTGCATCTCGGGATGGAAGTCGAAGACTGGCCGCCGGAAAATATCGAAGATCTGGCCAAGCGGTTTGAGGATCAGTTCTGA
- the rpsK gene encoding 30S ribosomal protein S11, whose product MARDPKAARGGKRKERKNIAAGVAHVNSSFNNTKILISDVQGNAISWSSAGTMGFKGSRKSTPYAAQMAAEDAGRKAQEHGVKTLEVEVQGPGSGRESALRALSAIGLTITSIRDVTPLAHNGCRPPKRRRV is encoded by the coding sequence ATGGCACGTGATCCGAAAGCCGCCCGTGGTGGCAAGCGTAAAGAGCGCAAGAACATCGCCGCAGGCGTTGCTCATGTGAACTCGTCGTTCAACAATACCAAAATCCTGATCTCGGACGTTCAGGGCAATGCCATTTCCTGGTCGTCGGCCGGGACCATGGGCTTCAAGGGGTCGCGCAAATCGACGCCTTACGCTGCCCAGATGGCTGCTGAAGACGCCGGCCGCAAGGCGCAGGAACATGGCGTGAAAACGCTGGAAGTTGAAGTTCAGGGCCCGGGTTCGGGTCGTGAATCGGCGCTCCGCGCGCTGTCGGCCATTGGTCTGACCATCACTTCGATCCGCGACGTGACCCCGCTGGCGCATAATGGTTGCCGCCCGCCGAAGCGTCGCCGCGTCTGA
- the rpsM gene encoding 30S ribosomal protein S13: MARIAGVNIPTNKRVPIALQYITGIGSHIASQIVTALNIDPARRVNDLSDAEVLAIREYIDANFTVEGDLRRETSMNIKRLMDLGCYRGLRHRRGLPVRGQRTHTNARTRKGPAKAIAGKKK, translated from the coding sequence GTGGCACGTATTGCTGGCGTTAACATCCCCACCAATAAGCGCGTTCCGATTGCGCTTCAGTATATCACCGGCATCGGCTCGCATATCGCGAGCCAGATCGTCACCGCGCTGAACATTGATCCGGCGCGCCGCGTGAATGATCTCTCGGATGCAGAAGTGCTGGCGATCCGCGAATATATCGACGCGAACTTCACCGTCGAGGGCGACCTGCGTCGCGAAACCTCGATGAACATCAAGCGCCTGATGGATCTCGGCTGCTATCGCGGTCTGCGCCATCGTCGCGGTCTCCCGGTGCGTGGTCAGCGGACCCACACCAACGCTCGCACCCGCAAAGGCCCCGCAAAGGCCATCGCTGGCAAGAAGAAGTAA
- the secY gene encoding preprotein translocase subunit SecY, which yields MASAAEQMAANLSWGALAKATDLRQRIFFTIGLLIIYRLGTYIPVPGIEGEALRRTWAEVGQGIGGMLNLFTGGAMSRMGIFALGIMPYISASIIVQLLGTMYEPWKNLKKEGELGRKKLNQYTRYGTVLLAVFQAYGIAASLQAGDLAHNPGWYFIAGVVITLVGGTMFLMWLGEQITARGIGNGISLIIFVGIVAEIPAALMNFLAQGRSGAISTPVILGVIVMVIIVIAFVVFMERALRKIHIQYPRRQVGMKVYDGGSSHLPIKVNPAGVIPAIFASSILLLPTTIGTFSGNTTNPVISWIALYLGYGTPLHALALGLLIVFFSYFYTHNVSFKVDEVAENLKTQNGFIPGIRPGKKTEDYLTYVTNRVLVLGSAYLAAVCLLPEFLIANIGLPFYFGGTSVLIVVSVTMDTINQVQSHLLAHQYESLIEKSQLRGKRKTGPRAPARR from the coding sequence ATGGCATCTGCCGCAGAGCAAATGGCCGCCAACCTCTCCTGGGGGGCTTTGGCCAAGGCGACCGATCTTCGCCAACGCATCTTCTTTACCATCGGCCTGCTGATCATCTATCGGCTTGGCACCTATATCCCGGTGCCTGGCATCGAGGGTGAGGCTTTGCGGCGCACCTGGGCCGAGGTGGGGCAGGGGATCGGCGGGATGCTGAACCTGTTTACCGGGGGCGCTATGAGCCGGATGGGCATCTTCGCCCTTGGCATCATGCCCTATATTTCGGCCTCGATCATCGTCCAGCTGCTGGGCACGATGTATGAGCCATGGAAGAACCTCAAGAAAGAGGGCGAACTGGGTCGCAAGAAGCTGAACCAGTATACCCGCTACGGCACCGTGCTGCTGGCGGTCTTCCAGGCTTACGGCATCGCCGCCTCGCTGCAGGCTGGTGATCTGGCACATAATCCGGGCTGGTATTTCATCGCAGGTGTGGTGATCACCCTGGTCGGCGGGACCATGTTCCTGATGTGGCTGGGCGAGCAGATCACCGCCCGCGGCATCGGCAATGGTATCTCGCTGATCATCTTCGTCGGTATCGTCGCCGAGATCCCGGCCGCGCTGATGAACTTCCTCGCACAGGGCCGTTCGGGCGCGATCTCGACGCCGGTGATCCTTGGCGTGATCGTGATGGTGATCATCGTCATCGCCTTCGTCGTGTTCATGGAACGCGCTTTGCGCAAGATCCATATCCAGTATCCGCGCCGCCAGGTGGGGATGAAGGTCTATGACGGCGGCTCGTCGCATCTGCCGATCAAGGTGAACCCGGCCGGCGTTATCCCGGCGATCTTCGCCTCGTCGATCCTTCTGCTGCCGACCACCATCGGCACCTTCTCGGGCAATACAACGAACCCGGTGATCAGCTGGATTGCGCTGTATCTGGGCTACGGCACGCCGCTGCACGCCCTGGCTCTGGGTCTGCTGATCGTGTTCTTCAGCTATTTCTACACCCATAATGTCAGCTTCAAAGTTGATGAAGTGGCCGAGAACCTGAAGACGCAGAACGGCTTTATCCCGGGCATCCGCCCTGGCAAGAAGACCGAAGATTACCTCACCTATGTGACCAATCGTGTGCTTGTTCTGGGTTCGGCCTATCTGGCTGCCGTCTGTCTGCTGCCGGAATTCCTGATCGCCAATATCGGTCTGCCTTTCTACTTTGGCGGCACGTCGGTTCTGATCGTGGTGTCGGTGACGATGGACACGATCAACCAGGTTCAGTCGCATCTGCTGGCACATCAGTATGAGAGCCTGATCGAAAAGTCGCAGCTGCGCGGCAAGCGCAAGACGGGCCCGCGCGCGCCGGCCCGCCGCTAA
- the rplO gene encoding 50S ribosomal protein L15 yields MKLNELHDNAGAARKKKRVARGPGSGKGKTAGRGIKGQKSRSGVAIGGYEGGQMPLYRRLPKRGFSKPNRKEYAVVNLGLIEKFIDMGKLDIKAEINEDALVAAGLTTNKRDGIRILNKGEIKSAVKLNVTGASAAAVEAIKAAGGSITVKADAAAE; encoded by the coding sequence ATGAAACTGAATGAACTTCACGACAACGCCGGCGCCGCCCGTAAGAAAAAGCGCGTGGCACGCGGCCCGGGTTCGGGCAAAGGTAAAACCGCAGGGCGCGGTATCAAAGGCCAGAAATCCCGTTCGGGTGTGGCTATTGGTGGTTACGAGGGTGGCCAGATGCCGCTCTATCGCCGCCTGCCCAAGCGCGGCTTCTCGAAGCCGAACCGTAAGGAATACGCAGTCGTCAACCTGGGCCTGATCGAGAAATTCATCGATATGGGCAAGCTCGACATCAAAGCCGAGATCAACGAGGACGCGCTGGTTGCAGCTGGCCTGACCACCAACAAGCGCGACGGTATCCGCATCCTGAACAAGGGCGAGATCAAATCGGCTGTCAAACTGAACGTGACCGGCGCTTCGGCCGCTGCTGTCGAGGCCATCAAGGCCGCTGGCGGCTCGATCACCGTGAAGGCTGACGCTGCGGCTGAATAA
- a CDS encoding TonB family protein, giving the protein MTASPSAARLTALVAALSLSLSPLAAVAQEPAAPGGAALPEAVSAAEAPATTEDYVAAVIARINSVRLNTATLRDAGITGDFTTRVAFTTGADGRLVSSAVSESSGQPLFDNIAMAQIRSAEPFPLFAPDMGDADRSFSILVTSNIPALPESPAEEDAEPPAE; this is encoded by the coding sequence ATGACCGCCTCTCCTTCCGCTGCCCGCCTTACTGCCCTTGTCGCAGCCCTCAGCCTGTCACTCTCGCCGCTTGCAGCTGTTGCGCAAGAGCCGGCTGCGCCCGGCGGGGCAGCCCTGCCCGAAGCCGTGAGCGCAGCCGAGGCCCCCGCCACAACCGAAGATTATGTCGCCGCAGTGATCGCACGGATCAACAGTGTCAGGCTGAACACCGCGACGCTGAGAGATGCAGGCATAACCGGTGACTTCACGACACGCGTCGCCTTTACCACCGGCGCCGATGGCCGCCTCGTCTCCAGCGCGGTCTCGGAAAGCTCGGGTCAACCACTGTTCGACAATATCGCCATGGCCCAGATCCGGTCCGCCGAGCCCTTCCCGCTATTCGCGCCGGATATGGGCGATGCGGATCGCAGCTTCTCGATCCTCGTCACCAGCAATATCCCCGCCCTGCCGGAATCCCCCGCCGAAGAGGACGCAGAACCGCCGGCAGAGTGA
- the rpmD gene encoding 50S ribosomal protein L30, whose amino-acid sequence MAKKTIVVQQYASAARRPAIQTQTLIGLGLNKINRTRELEDTPAVRGMVNKIPHLVKIIEERG is encoded by the coding sequence ATGGCCAAGAAAACCATCGTCGTCCAGCAATACGCCTCGGCAGCCCGCCGCCCTGCGATCCAGACCCAGACCCTGATCGGTCTTGGCCTGAACAAAATCAACCGCACCCGCGAGCTGGAAGATACTCCGGCAGTGCGCGGCATGGTCAACAAGATCCCGCATCTTGTGAAGATCATCGAAGAGCGCGGCTGA
- the rpsE gene encoding 30S ribosomal protein S5, which translates to MAERDNRRERRDDRREETPEFADRLVAINRVSKTVKGGKRFGFAALVVVGDQRGRVGFGKGKAKEVPEAVRKATEQAKRQMIRVQLKDARTLHHDIEGRHGAGKVVMRTAVAGTGIIAGGPMRAVFEMLGVQDVVAKSLGSQNPYNMIRATFEGLSKENSPRSVAARRGKKVAEILRKPETEAAPEAVGG; encoded by the coding sequence ATGGCAGAACGTGATAACCGCCGGGAGCGTCGTGACGACCGTCGCGAAGAGACCCCGGAATTCGCAGATCGCCTCGTCGCGATCAACCGCGTGTCGAAAACCGTCAAGGGCGGTAAGCGCTTTGGCTTTGCAGCGCTCGTCGTTGTTGGCGATCAGCGCGGCCGCGTTGGTTTCGGCAAGGGCAAGGCGAAAGAAGTGCCGGAGGCTGTCCGTAAAGCCACCGAGCAGGCCAAGCGCCAGATGATCCGTGTGCAGCTGAAAGACGCCCGCACGCTGCACCACGACATCGAGGGCCGTCACGGCGCTGGTAAAGTCGTGATGCGGACCGCTGTTGCAGGTACCGGTATCATCGCCGGCGGCCCGATGCGCGCTGTCTTCGAGATGCTCGGTGTGCAGGACGTTGTTGCGAAGTCGCTCGGCTCGCAGAACCCCTACAACATGATCCGCGCCACCTTCGAAGGCCTCTCGAAAGAGAACTCGCCGCGTTCGGTTGCTGCGCGTCGTGGCAAGAAAGTCGCCGAGATCCTGCGTAAGCCGGAAACCGAAGCGGCTCCCGAAGCTGTGGGAGGCTGA
- the rplR gene encoding 50S ribosomal protein L18 — translation MALNKRELFLKRRLRVRNKIKSANAGRLRLSVHRSSKNISVQLIDDVNGVTLAAASSLEKELGVVGKNNVEAAAKVGAAIAERAKKAGVEEVYFDRGGFLFHGKIKALAEAAREGGLKF, via the coding sequence ATGGCTTTGAACAAACGAGAGCTGTTCCTGAAGCGCCGCTTGCGCGTACGGAACAAAATCAAATCGGCGAATGCAGGTCGTCTGCGTCTCTCCGTTCACCGCTCGTCGAAAAACATCAGCGTTCAGCTGATCGACGATGTGAATGGCGTGACCCTGGCAGCTGCCTCGTCGCTGGAAAAAGAACTGGGCGTCGTTGGCAAAAACAACGTCGAAGCAGCCGCGAAAGTGGGTGCAGCGATTGCAGAACGCGCCAAAAAAGCCGGTGTCGAAGAAGTTTACTTCGACCGTGGTGGCTTCCTGTTCCATGGCAAAATCAAAGCCCTGGCAGAAGCTGCACGCGAAGGCGGCCTCAAGTTCTGA
- the rplF gene encoding 50S ribosomal protein L6: MSRIGKKPVELAKGVTASVSGQTIEVKGPKGTRSFTAGDNVSVTVEGNEVKVTPRGLSKIARQQWGMSRSMIENLVTGVTTGFKKEMEIQGVGYRAAMAGNVLKLSLGFSHEVNFEVPKGITVTTPKPTEITVEGIDQQEVGQVAANIRNWKRPEPYKGKGIRYKGEFVFRKEGKKK, from the coding sequence ATGTCTCGTATCGGCAAAAAACCCGTAGAGCTGGCAAAGGGCGTTACCGCGTCCGTTTCCGGCCAGACCATCGAAGTCAAGGGGCCGAAAGGCACCCGTTCCTTCACCGCTGGCGACAATGTGTCGGTCACTGTTGAGGGCAATGAAGTGAAAGTCACCCCGCGTGGCCTTTCCAAAATTGCCCGTCAGCAATGGGGCATGTCGCGTTCGATGATCGAAAATCTTGTGACCGGTGTGACCACCGGCTTCAAGAAAGAGATGGAAATTCAGGGCGTTGGTTATCGCGCGGCGATGGCTGGCAATGTTCTGAAACTGTCTCTGGGCTTCTCGCATGAAGTGAATTTCGAAGTGCCGAAGGGGATCACCGTTACGACCCCGAAGCCCACCGAGATCACCGTCGAGGGCATCGATCAGCAGGAAGTCGGCCAGGTGGCAGCGAACATCCGCAACTGGAAGCGTCCCGAGCCCTATAAGGGCAAAGGGATCCGCTACAAGGGCGAGTTCGTCTTCCGCAAGGAAGGCAAGAAGAAGTAA
- the rpsH gene encoding 30S ribosomal protein S8, producing MPVNDPIGDMLTRIRNSSLRGKSTVSTPASTLRARVLDVLLAEGYIRGYEKAETSNGQGEFTISLKYYEGEPVIRELKRVSKPGRRVYMGVEDLPSVRNGLGVAIVSTPKGVLSDANARAANVGGEVLCTVF from the coding sequence ATGCCTGTTAATGATCCCATCGGCGATATGCTGACCCGTATCCGTAACTCGTCGCTGCGCGGCAAGTCCACGGTTTCGACCCCGGCTTCGACCCTGCGTGCCCGCGTCCTCGACGTGCTGCTCGCAGAAGGTTACATCCGCGGTTATGAAAAGGCCGAGACCTCGAATGGTCAGGGCGAATTCACCATCAGCCTGAAATACTACGAAGGCGAGCCGGTTATCCGCGAGTTGAAGCGGGTCTCCAAGCCGGGCCGTCGCGTGTATATGGGCGTCGAAGATCTGCCGTCGGTCCGCAACGGGCTTGGCGTCGCGATCGTCTCGACCCCGAAGGGCGTTCTCTCGGATGCAAATGCGCGCGCGGCCAATGTTGGCGGCGAAGTGCTTTGCACCGTCTTCTGA
- the rpsN gene encoding 30S ribosomal protein S14 produces the protein MAKKSMVNREVKREKLTARHAVKRAALKAVINDQEKPIEERFAATLKLAEMPRNSSAVRMHNRCQLTGRPHAYYRKLKLSRIKLRDLASFGQIPGMVKSSW, from the coding sequence ATGGCTAAGAAATCCATGGTGAACCGCGAAGTGAAGCGCGAGAAGCTGACGGCTCGTCATGCTGTCAAGCGCGCTGCACTCAAGGCGGTAATCAATGACCAAGAGAAGCCGATTGAAGAGCGCTTTGCGGCGACTCTGAAACTGGCTGAGATGCCCCGCAACTCTTCGGCTGTGCGCATGCACAACCGTTGCCAGCTGACGGGTCGTCCGCATGCTTACTACCGTAAGCTGAAACTGTCGCGGATCAAGCTGCGTGACCTGGCCTCGTTCGGCCAGATCCCGGGCATGGTCAAGTCGAGCTGGTAA
- the rplE gene encoding 50S ribosomal protein L5, with translation MSDKATYTPRLKAEFKTKIRAALKEEFSYKNDMQIPRLEKIVLNMGVGEAVKDTKKVKQASEELSLIAGQKAVITKAKKSIAGFRVREEMPLGTKVTLRGDKMYEFLDRLINVALPRVRDFRGVKGTSFDGNGNYAMGLKEHIVFPEIEFDKVDEVLGMDIIICTNAKSDAEAKSLLKHFNMPFTA, from the coding sequence ATGTCGGATAAAGCAACCTATACCCCGCGTCTGAAGGCCGAGTTCAAGACCAAGATCCGCGCCGCTCTGAAGGAGGAATTCTCCTATAAGAACGATATGCAGATCCCGCGTCTGGAAAAGATCGTCCTGAACATGGGCGTTGGTGAAGCGGTGAAAGACACCAAGAAGGTCAAACAGGCCTCCGAGGAGCTTTCGCTGATCGCCGGCCAGAAGGCCGTCATCACCAAGGCCAAGAAATCCATCGCAGGCTTCCGCGTTCGTGAAGAGATGCCGCTCGGCACCAAAGTCACGCTGCGCGGCGACAAGATGTATGAATTCCTTGATCGTCTGATCAACGTGGCCCTGCCGCGCGTCCGCGACTTCCGCGGCGTGAAAGGCACCTCGTTTGACGGCAATGGCAACTACGCCATGGGCTTGAAAGAGCACATCGTTTTCCCGGAAATCGAATTCGACAAAGTCGATGAGGTTCTGGGTATGGACATCATCATCTGCACGAACGCCAAGTCGGATGCCGAAGCAAAATCCCTGCTGAAGCATTTCAACATGCCGTTCACGGCCTGA
- the rplX gene encoding 50S ribosomal protein L24, which produces MAAKLKKGDTVVVLTGKDKGKQGEISSVSPKAGKAVVDGVNIAIRHAKQSAGSQGGRIPKAMPIDLSNLALLDKNGKATRVGFREEDGKKIRFAKTTGEAI; this is translated from the coding sequence ATGGCTGCTAAGCTGAAAAAAGGCGACACCGTCGTCGTTCTGACCGGCAAGGACAAGGGCAAACAAGGCGAGATCTCGTCTGTTTCGCCGAAAGCCGGCAAAGCTGTGGTTGATGGCGTGAACATCGCGATCCGTCACGCCAAGCAATCCGCAGGCAGCCAGGGCGGCCGCATCCCGAAAGCGATGCCGATCGACCTGTCGAACCTCGCGCTCCTGGACAAGAACGGCAAAGCGACCCGCGTTGGCTTCCGTGAGGAAGACGGCAAGAAGATCCGCTTCGCCAAGACCACCGGGGAGGCTATCTGA